ATCTTAGTTCGAACCTAAAGACTCCAAAATAAGCTAATATGTCTTTTTGGGGTAGTAATATAGTTTTTGGAAACTATTTTCTATAATTAGTAGTTCTTCCTGGAATTTTCTGGAAACATACATCAGTCTAGTTCTTGGACTTCTATGGAAATCTTAACCTTCATGCtactcaaataaaataaaaagatcacATGGAAATGGTTGCTAATCTATACAGCAAGTTccctttttcatttattttcttcgcAAAATCAGCCTTGATCCTCGTACATTAAACAGAAGCAACAAAAAGTTGGTACCAAAAGGAAcagctataaaaaaataaaaaataaaggtaGAAAATTTAAACTTACTTGCATCAGAGAGTAGCTTAGCTGTGTTCACTGCTGAGACTGTATCTGTAATTAACCTTGTTTGGGGAGTTTTAGTAGTGTGCTCACTATAAAACTTCTTAGCAGCCATGAAAGCTAAACCAACAACGGCAATTGCACCCACAATACCTCCCACTGCACTTGATGCAACAACTTGTTTACCATAAGTTCTCCTATGCTTTTCCTCACTAGGAGGTGGTATTCGCACAGCCAGAGCTTCATTGTGGCACAAGTAAGAAGGGTGCTGCTTCTGATCTTCATTTGCTAAACAATTCCCAGAATACAGAACAACCCTGCTCTTAGAATCCTTTTTCAGACAAGTGGGCAAATCCCCTGACAAAAGATTTGAGGATAAATTGACAAAAGCAAGCTCAGAATTGCAAGTCATGTTCTTAAAGAGAAGTCCAGTGAGTTTATTTCCAGCAATATCAAGATATTTAATGGAAGGCAGTGACAACCATGATGACAAAAATGGCCCTACAAATCCATTCATTGAAATGTCCAGCTTCTGGAGCTGATAGCAGGAGCCTAATGCAGTCTGGATTCCCAAGCGAAACTTGTTCTTTCTTAGCACAAGGGTGACCAACTTGGAAGGCATACTTGGAAAATGAGGCCCAAAATAGTTGTCTTCCAAATCAAGAACTTGCAAGTTTGTCAAGTTTCTGAGATCAGGCACTTCCCCTGACAAGAAGTTACTTGATAGGCAGAGAACTCTGAGAGTTTGTAAAGATGCCAAAGAATATGGCAAAGACCCATTAAGCATATTGTTTTTCAAACTGAGAACGGCCAAGACTGGAAGTGAACTCAGCCAACCTGGAACTTGACCAGTGAACTTGTTATGGTCAAGTATGAGAGTCTGAAGGTTCCTCAGATATGAAAGTTGGAGAGGAACTGTACCACTCAAGTAATTTGTGCTTACATTGAGAATCTCCAGTGAAGACAAATTCCCAATACTTGCAGGCATTGGGCCCCATAAACCAAGAGAAACCAGTGAAAGCACTTTCAAGCTTGGTAAGCCAACAAGAGTGGCAAAGAAATAGTCTGCTGAGAAATCATTAGGCAGTGGAGGAAACCCATTGTTGCCAATAATGTGCAGCTGGGTTATGTTGCCTTCATAACAGGATAGAGTCAAAGATGGGGTTGGTTCAATTTTGCAAAAGTCTCTGGTGTTGCTTCTATGGCTGAAGCTGGTTAAAGCTGATGGGTAGTTGAGAAGCTGCTGGATCTTCAGAAGGGTTTGTGACTGAGTGTGTTGCTGTAGCTGGCTTGATGgatggagagagaggaaaactATGAGCAGAAGAAGATGTGAATGGCAAACTAGCTTTGCCATTAGAACCatcaacaaaacccaagttgcaGAAACAACACTCAATAGATGAATCTATTTCTCCCCTTCTTTCTCTGCTTCACTTCTTCTAGGAAGGCTTAAAACTTAGCCTTTGGGGGAATGAGAACCAGATTTTGCTAGCAAAACTATGATGACATTTTCAATTCCACCAAACTGACTTGGCCCTTCAAAATCTatccttcaatttattttccaactttttcttttcttttctctccttGGTTATGTTTACTAATTAAACTTCTGAACCCAACAAACTTAGTGTGCTAATTATGGAAAATACTTCTGTACCACCTAGTTCCTTACAAACTACAGAACCAGTTAGGTCTAAAATCATAGGGCTTCTTTACTCCACAAGAATTAAAACCACTTGATCTCATGAAAAGTTTTCTACCTAACACGACTAATTTGCCCTCCTCTATCCACCTCAAAAAATCGAACATGAAACACCAAATAAGTTAGTACATGAGCACTGTACTACGTGGTCCATGCAGTTCACATGAAGTAGATAACCAATTATTTAGTTCACTGTCAAttgaattacatttttttctttctataattctaattattttttattttaatatttttaaatacaatTAATAGTATAAATTataagaagatgaagatttttcacacacactacaaaGATGTTATCGAAATTCAAACCTAAAACTACTGAAATTCCATGTCATAATAATTTCGAATTAAAAGTATTTCCAATTCACATGTGATGACATTTCTGTCtctcaaaaatattttcaatttaactcaaaaagtaataatttttgtttatttttcttaataatttaatatttgtatGACTAGATTGTCATACAAACAAAATTACGAAACTAAAATTgtcataataaaaataaaagagatccAAATGCAATTTGACCAGAAGAAATTAATCACTGTCCTACTTGGCAGATCAATAAATTAGGAAATTCCTCAAAAGTAGTAGTAAAGGCACATTGAAGTTGTGAACTTTCTGCATGACCCAAAGGCCAAAGCAAAATGTTTATAAGTGTGTGGCAGAACAAGTGCAGATAATTCCAAAGAAGTGTCAGGTCTgcatttttgctttttacgTCAGAAACTGACACAAACATACCAAAGGAAAGGAAATTGAAATATGTTCCATAAATTCTTCACgagaaaacaataataataataatttataaggAATTCCAATTTGTCATCCCTAGCATCTATTGCTGTTAGTGAGTCATGTTCTTCCGGTGGGTGTAATTCTGTCAAGTAGATCTGAAGTATTAGTCATATGAAACAACATCTAATTATCTAATTGTTGACTAATAAATAGATGAACACAACTTTTTATGAACAACGAAAATTTTCACGATAATAATTAAATGATCAAATAATTTTTAGTTTGGTTAATTATTTACAATGATGATATCGAAATGATaacttgaaaaataacaaatccAATCGTGATATGACATTGTGTAATGAACTCAAACAAGTGGTTAATATCGTATTAACTCACTAACACGCTAGCTATCATGAGGTGAAGCCCTCGGAGATGAACATTGCGCGGCTCCTTTTCGGTTCATTCCTCAAATGCAAAACAATTAGAGCCTAACAAACACAGACTCACAAATATTTACCTCATTCAAAGtgttaaattaaaaagaaaagtttccTTATAGTGAAAGAGCTAAATATTTTCCTCGAAGACACAAGCCAGAGAAAGTGACATATGAAAATGCTTGCGTTTCTGAATGGTTCACGGGAGCTCATATGCTCTACAAAAGTAGTAAAAGAATACAAGTAGGTAGAGGATTAAATATGCCGCACCAGAAATAATATGAAGCAAGCATTGTTGTTGCAGAGGGAAAAAGATACCTTAAGAATTCATAAAGCTCAAATCAGTCATTTTCCAGAGGAAAATCCACATTAAACAAGTGGGTTTTTATTGGCCAATCCTCACCAAACAATTATCTTTTGTCGGCCAGACAGTTTCACATCTTGAGAGTCACGGATGAACTTAAATAATTCAGTGCCATAGTGGTGCTTAACAATGGATACGTCCAAAACTATGAAGTTATTTCAGTGCTAAtgctgaaaaataaatatataaaaatatagtgCACAATCAATACAGGCTTTTTTAGCAACCtaaattttgtataaaatattcattttggaATACAAATGGCTAAAATAGTCAGAAAATCGCTAGtctttgtgttttaaaaaaaagagtttttcACCGAAATAGTTCCTTAATTATTGCttgagttttattttgattcacgaactaaaattttcagtttaatAGTCCTCCAACTCTTTATTTAATATCAAAATCGTCCTACTATTTAAGGGACAAAACCATCTTTTTGAGGCAAAATTATCTAAAAAGAAtatcgctctctctctctctctctctcctctatcTCTTTCTCCCTTTCTCCCCACCCAGGTGTCAACCCATccccacccccacccccaccccTACCCCAACCCACCTATTTCTTCATAGGCTGAGCTTGTTGAGgcttcaaatttgaaattggctTTTCCTTCTCTATCTTTCTCTATTCTATTGACccctaaaaaatatatatttcttcgTCTTctggtttttctcttttctctgtttcttcagGGATCCCCATATTGCAAAgggaatctttttttttcttcttcaatggctGATCCAGGATTCGAAGCTAGTCGGGCGAAATTTACATTAAAAACTTGACAATACGActgaatttcattaataaacatataaaaatacaCCTAGTCAATAGACGTAATGAACAGTACCCTAAAATGCAtctttatacataaataaaagcatataaaaaaaaattaaatgcaatgcaacaaaaaaaaaaaaaattatatatatatatatatatatatatatatatagcacaAGCTCACCcacaaatattaatatattatcaacAAATAACCAAAACTCATACTATACAACTCATTTTCAAATcctaaaaattaataagaagaagaataaaattcaattataAAGAGAGACATATAACTGAAGCCTACAAGAGAGAGATAATAGAAAACTAAAGCtcacaagagagagagagagatcacaAAAATGGCCcgcggggagagagagagagagagagagaagagagagagagagagagagagagagagagagaattcaCGAAATAGGTTGGGCAGTTGCCCGCCCTGCCCTCCACGTCGCCCATTCTTAttcttgtttggtttttttgggtgtttgaAGTTTGGTGGGCTTATGGTTAAAATGGCTGGGTTCCCTCCAAATCTGGATGATGGTGAGCTATGGCTTCCCTCTGATATTTTCCTCAACGAAGTAGCCTCCCCAACCTCCAAACTTAACCCCCACCATTTTCTTTCCATGATGGCCTAGCTCAACAACGCCAATGCCTTTCAAAACGCATGCTAAATATATCTTTgcagattctctctctcacacacacacacacacacagcgCTAGCTTTCTATTCGATTTGAAAGAGAAAACTCATGCTTCCAATTTGGATCAAACAAACTGCAAGGATGTCAAAGTACATGGGtccaattgccaaaattaaaatcacacggacaaaaatggaaaacaaactaCAAGGACCAAAGTGACTTTTTgcctttaaattttaaatttttatgttttttttttatctgtgAAAATATTCCTCCTAGCCACACCCTCAAAAATTTACTCCATGTTAACGGTGTTATCTTTATTATTTACTGCAGGAATATTTCCAAGTAGCCACCCTCTTGCAGTTGGATGCTTGATTGCAGAATCCTGATTGTCGACAAAGTTACAGTAGCTCAGCCATCTCATTCCAATACAAGTTTTGCAGCCTCCCCTTCTTCAAGACTTGAACTCAAGCACCTGCATGAACAAACTTTCACTCACTTTAGGTTTAAACCAAGAAtcataaagagagagaattcTCTGTCTTTACAAACTAAAGCCAGTCAAAGTATACGTACCATTCACAACAAAATCAGCAGAGGACCTTGCAGTGCAGCAGAAGCATTGAATTTTCAGTACTTGTTCCCtgtattctataatttttacAGCTTCACAAATCACTATCACAACGTTAATGAATTTGCTATTAGTCTCCATCTGTCATGAGCTGTAGGAAGCACTTTTACTGTTTCGAAAAGCAACCAAACattctcataaaaataaaaatcataaaaagcaACCAAACAACAAAGTatgagacccaaaaaaaaaacaaataagaaaatgaacatAGCATAAAGTTATAATTCGAGAAGTaattatgaaaacaaaagcaagaaTCCCAATGAAAATTCACGGCATGGACAATGGAACATTtgtgaaaagaaaatgcaaatcGTCATCTTCAAAGATCAATTAACCTATTTGGGTCAATCAATTACAAGCCTAAACAGATTCAGAAAAATCATGTCTTCTAATGGAGGATATCATAAATccaaaagggaaaacaaaattttcttttaaagttcAACAACTATCACCAAGATTTGAAAAatgtttctgaaaaaaaaatttcaatcgaAGATCAGAGCCAAGTTTATCCAtcaaaaatgaatattttattttttagttttgaaaTGAAACgatgtaattttatttcacaATAGAAACTGTGCAGAAACAAGGATAAGCAATCCACCAAGAATCTATGagagaaaaaacaacaattcAAGCTACATCTAATTTAACAAACCTAAACATATTCATGACACTTCAGCTTTCCAGTCTAGAACAATGACAGAAACAGAAGTGTTCCTAAACAGGTGCCCAAAGTGCTGCCCGATACTTGACCTTCCCCACACCTCCTCCActtacatccacctaaaatctTCGAAGATCCGTTGGTTTCTTTCCGACCAAATAGATTAAATGATAGCCATCATCATACAGCCCCGTATTACTTTAGCATTCTTTCCACCACCCAATACTTTAGATTTCTCACCCAGAAAAGATAAACAGTGTTGTGGCGCCACCTAACTAACATTAATCTCATTAAatagaacatcataatttccAGCTAAACCGGCAGGATAAGAAAACATGATCCGCACTCTTGCATAAAATACACCAAATGAAGAATGAAAATACCCTAAAACTACCACGCAGTTCATTGAGCTCTGCAAATAACTTTGGTGCAACCTACATGCCAGAGGGCCATATCAGTGAGAAACTTAGATAAAGAGTATGAAGAATTATTATATGAATACTAGCACATTTATCGACACAAGATAAGAAGTCAAAGTACTGACCCTTACAATGTCTCTGACCACGTCATCACCTTCAATCCTCTTAAACATATTCCTACAGTATGTAACAGCTGAATCCTTTCTATACCATAATTAACCTAGGTCCATGCAAAAACCAAATCTGACATGTTCAccaaaacacaaataaataccAAAGCCAACGATTCTGATTTATTACACAAATCatctcttttattattataaaaggaaaaataaacagAAGGGAAAATTTCAAAGTTTAATCTTGTGACTCAAATTCATTGCAGATAGTACAAAACCAATTAGCTATGGCAGAAGACAAGTAGGTGCAAAGAGTAAAAATCAAGACAATAGGAAGACATTTTTATCCACAAGTTTTAAGGTGTGAGCTATAGTTGATGCTCAACATAAATAACTGCCTCATCATCCACTCTTTGTTGGTAAAGACTATAATAGTCTATTAACAGTAGCCCAGTAATTGAAGTAACTCGTGATTTACCAATATTGCAAGCATTTTAATGAATTTCCAGCTTGCATTAAGTACATTCAAACCACAAATCCATATAAAACACTAAACTCAGTAGTTTAGTTGACGTGAAATGCTTGAACAAAGTAATTTGTTGTTCTTTCTCAAAAGTAACATACAAATTAAAAGTAGACCAACCATAAAAATTGATCTGCTTATAACCGAGATATTCGAAAACAACATCCAACCCTTGAAATCATCGCATTTATTGGCTTTAACCCTCACTGAACTCTAGCAAACAAAAAATCTCAACTGCACaagaaacacaaaatttaCCAGAAATAACTTAAACCTATAAACAAGCACCCACATGAGACATTGCAACTTATGCATGTCTCACATGAAAGAACCCCAAATTAATACATAAAAAACTAATGAGGCACCAAACCAGAATATCTAAGCCTAGAAGTTTGTCAATGACTGCTGAGTTGTAAGTAGCTCCGGAATATCAACCAAAGGATGAAACAGTATTGCATACAATTTTGAACAAACAATTTATGTGTATGGCTTGATATGCCAAGGGTTACAATATGTTATCTATATTGATGTAGTCTGTAGGCTAGAGTAGCATAAAAAATTAGTATACTAGAAAAAGAGAACTTACACGCCCGATATAAACAATGTTGAATAAATGCGTGATTCTTGTTACTTTGGAAAGCCCAGCACGTTCTCTATGGACTGACTGGCCGAAAACACATGCTATAGTGGACGATGGAGGACAAATATACACATTGTTGAACTGTCGAAACTCAATTCTGTGTGCTAAtctttgcattttcattttcttctagaAGAAATGGACAGACAACATGTTTGTACGTTTGTCTGTCAGGAATTACTCCCTTAATCACCATGTAGTCATGTAATTCAATGACTTCTTCTGGGCTGCAATTCTTACTGAAACTGGTAATAAGAGTGGTGTATGTTATAAAATCAGGAACCATACCCCTAGAAATCATTACCTTCATAAGTTCCTTTGCTTGTTGAGAACACCCAAACTTGCACAAAAAATTGATCAATATATTGTAAGTGACTCTATTGAATGAAATCCCAACCTCTTCCATTTCccgaaacaaaaaaaatgcctCATCAATCTTCCCACAGATGAAATATGCATGAATCAATGTGTTATAGGTTATAATGTCAAGAAAATCTATCCTCTGTAATGCATCCATCAAATTTCTTGCAATATCCACTGATGCCTCTTTGCATAACCCATTTACAACAGAATTGTATATCACCAAATTAGGTTTTTTCTCCACATCTATCAGTTTGCCATAAATTTGAACTGCACTTCCTATGTTTCCTTCTTTGCAGTACCAATCAATCAAGGTTCCATAGGTGACAGTGTCAGGAAGTAGACCACGAACAAACATACTGCCCAACAATTGCATGGCTCCtatcaagtttttgtttttgcacaTATAATCGATGAGGATATTATGAGAAAAAACATCCTTGACAAGGCTTTTCTCAAGAATTTGGTTATGGAATCTTAGTGCTTCAGTCACAAGCCCATTTCGGCAGAGCCCGTTAATGAGGATTGAATAGGTAAATTGATCAGGGCATAAATGCCTGTCAATCAAGTCggaaaacaacaaatatgCTTCCTCAACATCTCCTTCTTTGCAAAGCCAATGGATAATTGAATTGTAAACAACAGAGTTAGGGGTCAGACCCCTTTCCACCATTTCATCACACAATCTAAGTGCCACCTCCAAACTCCCTCCTCTTGCATACCCATCTACTAGAGTTGCATAAGTCCTCAAATTGGACTCAACACCTGCCTGGGTCATTTCAGCTTGGATTTCCTCTGCAAAAGATAAACTACCAATTTTGCAAAACCCATTAATGATACAATTGTACGAAACTAAATTGGGCGTAACACACTCCCCCGACATTACTCCCATCTTCCTCAAAAGCTTCAAGGCAAGTTCCATATCACCCATCTTGCACGCTCCATCTATAATCATGTTAAAAGTAACAACACTAGGCCAAATTCCACTCTTCAACATCCGATAATATTCCGACATTGCTTCTAGTAATTTGCATTCCTTACAGAGAGCATAAATAACCAAATTGAAGGTATTGACATTTTCAACATACCCATATGAAACCATTTCTTTATATAGCTTCCAAAACCTAGCAATTTCATTCAACTTCAGTACATGATTAAGAAAGTTATTCCAAGCGTGAACCGTAACCCAATAACCATCCATCCTCAGCTTCTTAATTACCTCATAAGCACCTTCGGTCTGCCCGAATCGAGTACAAGCCCTCACAAGTGCATCAAACACTGCAGGGCTTGAACAACCACAAGCTTCATCATAGCTACTAACCAACCCTTCCAAAACAACCAATGGGAGCAGACCATCTCTACTCATTAGATTCTCCATAAGAGACAAGGCATCATCAAATCTCCTACAATGGACCAACACATGAATTACAGTACAAGAACATTCTAAACAGTGAGGAAAGCTCTTGTTCTCTCGAACCCAATTGTAAAATTCTAAACCCAACTGTGGGGAGTTTCGAAACTCGAGAACAACACGACTTACTAAGGAATTGGTAAGAGTGGGTGATATCTGCTCTAGAAACTTCCATCTCCTCTGTTTGAGATTAACACAAATTGCTCTAAAAATAATGTTCTCAGAACTTGGGCTTGAGAATTGCTTACCCAAGTGAAGGCCGCGGCAAATTAGATGACTGGTTTTGGGTAGAGAGAAGCTCAGCACCCAGTTCATCAAAGAGCACAGTTTCTGCAATAAACCTTCAGAGCAAGGAAACCCCAATGCATCATAACTTCTATGATGTTTCTCTTTTAAGACGATAAGGCTGGCTGACTGAGATACCACGAGCAAGGGCGAGCGAAGGGTTCTTCGTGCGGCGGAACACGGagttttactcttttttttcttttcaatttgggtttttaactttattttttggagGCTTTTTAGTGACAGTTCGGCATTGCTTATTTTTGGGtgataaatgattttttaaaaattttaggaAGCATAGctcgtttggtaaactatgaaaaaattacttattgttaaaaattgctgtgagagaaagctataaggaaAAGCAGTATGAGGTGCTGTCATTTTCTGAatatgcaggaatcagtttcaAAGAGGTACTGGGTTTAATAATTATGCaacaatcattttctgattatgtgggaattagtaccaacaacacttttaacaaaaattttaccaaacgccaaactgctttctctcatagctgatttctctcacagcaaatttgatagcgattattttcacagcacatcAATGCCAAACTAGCCCTTAACTTTATTGGTCCTTGaacttatattttatattttatttgttttacaagCGTTATTCTCTTTAATTGAATCTAAATTATGACTTAAGAAATTGGAACTCGGGTAGGGAGCACATAGCTACTTTATTTCACAGCTGTTTATTCTCACAACACagtataaataatttttttaaaagcacaaCAATATCAAACTAGCCCTAAGTCCATGTATGTCATCATTGGTTTTTTTAGGCAATTAGTTCCTCCTACTCTTTCATTTGTGTTGTGTTACTCGCAATTGTACGGGCTAATTAGTAGTATAGCAAGACAAGTACGAAGTCGTACCTATAAGGACTGAGAAGTTAAACTTAGTTATGTACTTAGATtaccaaattcaagaaaatagGAATTTAAGTCTAAAACAGAATTTTAAGTGAGAGTGATTGTGAttgtcaaaataaattaagcaaaatgaaaatggaattTGAAGTGAGAGAGAGTGCTTGTGAttgtgaaaacaaacaaacaacgtGAAATTGCAAACGAAAGTAAGTAAACAAGTGTAACAAAGAGTGGTCTTAAGGgttgaaaaacaaatttttagaCTAGGCATTTGATTCACCATAACAATCCAATTCTAGGTTATAAGGTTCAAGTGACAAGTCTAATTTAGATTCAAAAAGGAGTAACAAAGAGGTGTCTACTTTAGTTTCAACCGAAATACACAAATTTGAATGGTAGCTTGGCATTCCGATTAGCATATAGGCAAATGGGCATAATGAATAAGAACATGAATCATGAATCAAACttaaaacttgaaatttaTAAACCCAGAATAGTCATGTTAGCTTACATCTACTTATGGATTTAGCTACTCATAATGGGAAAGAAACCTAAAAagaaatgagaaaacataATGAATGCAAAAAGAGTAGAAAAAACCCTTTTCTAAAGTTCTTGTGGTGTCCAATGCTTCTCCAAGAGCTTCTCCACGTCTAATTCTTCTCCAAGAGTTTCGCCACGTCTAGAAGGATGTATGAAGGTTAAGGAGGTGATCTGGGATGAGTTTGGGTGAGTGGTGATGGTTAAGAAAGAGGAAATTCGTAGGGAAATGGAAGAGAGGCTTGCTGAGACAGTTTTGGTGATTTGGGGCTGTTTAGAGTTGTAGGTTGATTGCTGGAGTGTTTGGGGTTTGAGGGTGATTTATGAATGTGTTTGGAAAATGATGGGAGTATGGAGGATGGATGAGTTGTGGGAGTGTGAATCCCAAGATGTGGTTCCATTTGGTGTGGAATGGAAGTGGTATTTGAAAGAAGAAGGGAGTGAGAAAGCTGAATTGAGTATGGCTTTCACCTATAACACCCACTTCACCAACCTTACCTAACACATCAATGCAATagaaaattagtttattttcttatttggatGCTGCATTTCACCAACAAATCCCACCAGAAACAATAGCTCACGCAGAGCTCATCATGACCAAGCAACAATTAGCTCATGCTTACGTCAGAATGACAGCAACTTCATGGGCCACAAATTGGACTTTCCTTAAGCAAATGACGACTTTGAGCCCTCCATCTTGAAGATCAGAATGTCATCTTTCCAACCACATGTCATTTGGGCAATCCAAGGTCGAAGGAAGAAGTTAAGGCTAGAACAAATTGCTAACTCAGTTTGTACGTTTTTACACCATTTTGCATCTTTTCTTATCCAAAGCCACCATTGTTACCAAAAGCTCAATTAACTTAATGACAAAGACAAAAGAGATTAAAAGcacaagtttaactcaaaaatatAACCAAATCATAGTTAGAAGGgtacaaaatgatatataattatgcaCTGATCAAATACCCCCAGATCTAGATTTTgctacactactacaaaaaagcaaaaagacgacggtaaatcaccgtcgtgtattcggtttttcaatggtcgtggaattcaccgtcatcttttccctcataaaccacgacgctaaatcaccgtcgttgttacaatatacaacgtcatcaacaaatacaaaacgacgtctttgtactgcaaaaagatctaaaaaagcagtcgaggatgagaatagacgaccaactttCTAaacaaaccgtcgttaaaaaggaaaaatatgacacatattaacagaacatggccgcaagatagacatacaacgacgaaaattaaaataagacgccgttaaatatcattttcacgacaataaaaaatatgtcgtctttaaatacattagaagacgacgttattgatacctactacgtcgcctatataaaaataaccgtcgtaaaataaattttccacttcgatttttctataaaagatgacgtggaaatagttgtcagtgtcattatttacgacgtatgtatttatagagtagacgttgaacaacgaaacaacgtcggttacaaatatatgagagtcgtattacaaaatttatacgtcctattttcagaaacaaacaacgacgataaatattagacgttgttaaataaaacaacgtcgaaaataaataaaa
Above is a window of Prunus persica cultivar Lovell chromosome G2, Prunus_persica_NCBIv2, whole genome shotgun sequence DNA encoding:
- the LOC18786794 gene encoding pentatricopeptide repeat-containing protein At1g11710, mitochondrial, whose translation is MNWVLSFSLPKTSHLICRGLHLGKQFSSPSSENIIFRAICVNLKQRRWKFLEQISPTLTNSLVSRVVLEFRNSPQLGLEFYNWVRENKSFPHCLECSCTVIHVLVHCRRFDDALSLMENLMSRDGLLPLVVLEGLVSSYDEACGCSSPAVFDALVRACTRFGQTEGAYEVIKKLRMDGYWVTVHAWNNFLNHVLKLNEIARFWKLYKEMVSYGYVENVNTFNLVIYALCKECKLLEAMSEYYRMLKSGIWPSVVTFNMIIDGACKMGDMELALKLLRKMGVMSGECVTPNLVSYNCIINGFCKIGSLSFAEEIQAEMTQAGVESNLRTYATLVDGYARGGSLEVALRLCDEMVERGLTPNSVVYNSIIHWLCKEGDVEEAYLLFSDLIDRHLCPDQFTYSILINGLCRNGLVTEALRFHNQILEKSLVKDVFSHNILIDYMCKNKNLIGAMQLLGSMFVRGLLPDTVTYGTLIDWYCKEGNIGSAVQIYGKLIDVEKKPNLVIYNSVVNGLCKEASVDIARNLMDALQRIDFLDIITYNTLIHAYFICGKIDEAFFLFREMEEVGISFNRVTYNILINFLCKFGCSQQAKELMKVMISRGMVPDFITYTTLITSFSKNCSPEEVIELHDYMVIKGVIPDRQTYKHVVCPFLLEENENAKISTQN
- the LOC18785870 gene encoding probable inactive leucine-rich repeat receptor-like protein kinase At3g03770, translated to MVLMAKLVCHSHLLLLIVFLSLHPSSQLQQHTQSQTLLKIQQLLNYPSALTSFSHRSNTRDFCKIEPTPSLTLSCYEGNITQLHIIGNNGFPPLPNDFSADYFFATLVGLPSLKVLSLVSLGLWGPMPASIGNLSSLEILNVSTNYLSGTVPLQLSYLRNLQTLILDHNKFTGQVPGWLSSLPVLAVLSLKNNMLNGSLPYSLASLQTLRVLCLSSNFLSGEVPDLRNLTNLQVLDLEDNYFGPHFPSMPSKLVTLVLRKNKFRLGIQTALGSCYQLQKLDISMNGFVGPFLSSWLSLPSIKYLDIAGNKLTGLLFKNMTCNSELAFVNLSSNLLSGDLPTCLKKDSKSRVVLYSGNCLANEDQKQHPSYLCHNEALAVRIPPPSEEKHRRTYGKQVVASSAVGGIVGAIAVVGLAFMAAKKFYSEHTTKTPQTRLITDTVSAVNTAKLLSDAKYISDTMKLGASLPAYRTFALEELQEATHNFDDSTLLGEGSHGQIYRGKLPDGTFVAIRGLKMRKRQSPQVYTHLLEQISKLRHSHLVSALGHCLECHPDDSGVSRIFLIFEFVPNGTLRGCISEGPPGRKLTWPQRIIAAIGVAKGIQFLHTGIVPGVKSNNLRIKNVLLDHDLHVKISSYNLPLLAESRGMLGTTVSSPAPKGSVQARASHECKNDVYDIGVILLEIILGRPIMFQNEVGVLKDLLQVSLTTDDTGRRSIVDPAVHKGCSDESLKTMMEICVRCLSKEPTDRPSVDDILWNLQFAAQVQDLVREDYLSHQGSPVSSSQQA